In Leucobacter insecticola, one DNA window encodes the following:
- a CDS encoding D-alanyl-D-alanine carboxypeptidase family protein translates to MTQPASAPTSRPDNSGSSARKIAAARNTGRKVATTALAASGIVALLLGGYTAAVALTPLPEAIISIDAAAATQTLDPAAAQATVDAQDLPTAIGWLEGEEVWTNDPEPQPLASLSKMVTVLVGLEQRPLEAGSDGFTHVWTAEDARQQEEYLAMDGVAFPIPVGTEVTQRQMLTLIFLPSANDFAAAYADSIFGDNASYLSAVEDWKVRHDLDSLTMAEPTGMDEANTASAADVLRIARLVLNNPAAAEFTQMSTAELPWGIGVVENTNPLVATLPGVIGVKTGASSSAGYNLAVAQQIDVLGRNVTQLAVTLGRASKEDRAQSGRDALRAIALLPQETEVVAENEAVGTVTTVQGDRIPLLAERGSSSVLLPGESAERSVTLQATTLPVTATAGTRVGTIPIESPTGRDDIPVVTAETLTAPDFWWRVTHPVEVFGWG, encoded by the coding sequence GTGACTCAACCGGCCAGCGCTCCCACGTCCCGGCCCGACAACTCCGGGTCATCGGCACGCAAGATCGCGGCTGCGCGGAACACCGGGCGAAAAGTTGCCACCACTGCCCTCGCCGCGTCCGGGATCGTGGCGCTTCTCCTCGGGGGCTACACCGCCGCCGTGGCGCTGACACCGCTGCCCGAAGCGATCATTAGCATCGACGCAGCAGCAGCGACACAGACGCTAGACCCCGCGGCCGCCCAGGCGACCGTCGACGCACAGGACCTACCGACCGCGATCGGGTGGCTCGAAGGTGAGGAGGTCTGGACAAACGATCCCGAACCGCAACCGCTTGCGAGTCTGTCAAAAATGGTGACCGTGTTGGTGGGCCTTGAGCAGCGTCCACTCGAGGCCGGTAGCGACGGGTTCACGCATGTCTGGACCGCGGAGGACGCCAGGCAACAGGAAGAGTATCTCGCGATGGATGGCGTCGCGTTTCCGATCCCGGTCGGCACGGAAGTAACGCAGCGTCAGATGCTGACGCTCATCTTCTTGCCGTCCGCCAACGATTTCGCCGCCGCCTATGCGGACTCGATTTTTGGCGACAACGCGTCGTACCTTTCTGCGGTCGAGGATTGGAAGGTACGACACGACCTCGACTCGCTCACCATGGCGGAGCCGACCGGCATGGATGAAGCCAATACGGCGAGCGCGGCAGACGTTCTGCGGATCGCCCGCCTCGTACTCAACAACCCGGCCGCCGCGGAATTCACCCAAATGTCTACCGCGGAGCTGCCGTGGGGAATCGGAGTCGTCGAGAACACGAATCCGCTCGTCGCCACCCTCCCAGGCGTGATCGGCGTGAAGACCGGGGCATCAAGTTCCGCCGGCTACAACCTCGCGGTCGCGCAACAGATTGACGTCTTGGGGCGGAACGTCACTCAGCTCGCGGTCACGCTGGGGCGCGCATCAAAAGAGGATCGTGCGCAGTCCGGGCGGGACGCGCTCCGCGCGATCGCGTTGCTCCCGCAGGAGACTGAGGTGGTCGCGGAGAACGAGGCTGTCGGCACGGTCACCACCGTGCAGGGGGACCGGATCCCGCTGCTCGCAGAACGCGGATCCAGTTCCGTGTTGCTCCCTGGAGAATCCGCAGAGCGCTCCGTCACTCTCCAGGCCACCACGCTCCCCGTCACCGCAACCGCAGGGACTCGGGTGGGCACGATCCCGATCGAGAGCCCGACCGGGCGAGATGACATCCCCGTCGTCACCGCGGAAACGCTCACGGCACCAGACTTCTGGTGGCGTGTCACTCACCCGGTCGAGGTATTTGGCTGGGGCTGA
- a CDS encoding TetR/AcrR family transcriptional regulator: MSTDGQRSENTGNPESLSVAAKALAKATSQLAKAMSEQAADLVPEIKSGIASSLKEASETLSRAAERAQSQPNETSAQSSKAARTRAEIIHAAREVFATQGIERASMVDIAKAAGFTKGAIYANFASKQDLILAVARSTNATANDAAAAEASPCGADSAADTGSDSGHSVLGTPEGDIDTHTLTEWLRASLQNTRMLLALELIAYGIRHPELRDEFADYLGDGLTSLTQQVANLRRTRAQRSGTPPRTAAPAGTPTLPDCAPDQGDTDTAVAVMSVANQTGLLHMFAAEPATAPEAGARIIAALLSANDRGA; encoded by the coding sequence ATGAGCACCGACGGTCAACGCAGCGAAAACACCGGCAACCCCGAATCGCTCTCTGTCGCAGCGAAGGCGCTCGCGAAAGCTACCTCCCAACTCGCGAAGGCGATGAGCGAACAGGCCGCGGACCTCGTCCCTGAGATCAAGTCGGGCATAGCCAGCAGCTTAAAGGAAGCGTCGGAGACCCTCAGCCGTGCCGCCGAGCGCGCGCAATCGCAGCCGAACGAAACATCAGCTCAGAGCTCTAAAGCCGCGCGCACCCGAGCAGAGATCATCCACGCTGCGCGCGAGGTGTTCGCGACGCAGGGTATCGAGCGCGCCTCGATGGTGGATATCGCAAAGGCGGCAGGTTTCACGAAGGGTGCCATCTATGCCAACTTCGCGTCGAAGCAGGATCTCATTCTCGCGGTTGCGCGGTCAACCAATGCGACGGCAAACGACGCCGCCGCAGCGGAGGCCAGTCCGTGCGGCGCGGATTCCGCCGCAGACACCGGCAGCGACTCCGGCCACTCCGTGCTCGGCACTCCCGAGGGTGACATCGATACGCATACCCTGACCGAGTGGCTCCGCGCGTCACTGCAAAACACCCGAATGCTCCTCGCACTCGAACTCATTGCGTACGGCATCCGCCACCCCGAGCTGCGAGATGAATTCGCCGACTATCTGGGCGACGGCCTGACCTCCCTCACCCAGCAGGTCGCGAACCTCCGCCGCACCCGAGCGCAGCGATCCGGAACACCACCGCGCACCGCCGCGCCCGCGGGGACCCCCACCCTGCCCGACTGCGCCCCCGATCAGGGCGACACCGACACTGCTGTCGCCGTGATGTCGGTAGCTAACCAAACCGGCCTACTCCACATGTTTGCGGCGGAGCCCGCCACCGCGCCCGAGGCCGGCGCGCGGATCATCGCCGCGCTGCTCTCCGCAAACGACCGCGGCGCCTAG
- a CDS encoding long-chain-fatty-acid--CoA ligase encodes MHMNETRAWNRFYAPGTPVDIEPVTGSLMDLLDERCTQWADRDAIAFFGATTTYRDLGDKVARVANALRRLGVKGGDRVALIMPNAPQHVIAFYAVLRLGAVVVEHNPLYTRDELETQFRDHGATVVIAWSKVVDTIQSLPTDLRIDTIISVDVTRAMPFATRLALSLPIKKARELREKLTIPTTGTIAFDKLEREAPIPNAHPRPTKDDIACLQYTSGTTGVPKGAIITHGNLWANARQGAAWMPEFTRGEGSIYGLLPMFHAFGLLLSVIYSVETGSRAVLFPTFDPALVSQAAKKFPPTFVPAVPPMFDRLARVARDGQLDLDQVVYAISGAMTLTPAVVKRWEDLAGSMLNEGYGLTETSPVALANPFSDARKIGAIGLPFPSTDIRVVDPDEPTREVELGEVGELLIHGPQVFKGYWKRPEDTAATLLDGGWLRTGDLVVQDEDGFVTVVDRKKELIITGGFNVSPSEVERVVNGVPGVAESAVVGIPRGGGAEVVTVALILEPGASFDEEAAREAAREHLAEYKRPSTYLVWEELPKSLIGKVLRRRVRDTLLANRHAVRAEVEDE; translated from the coding sequence ATGCACATGAACGAGACGCGCGCCTGGAACCGCTTTTACGCGCCCGGCACCCCTGTGGATATCGAGCCCGTTACCGGTTCACTGATGGATCTGCTTGACGAGCGTTGCACGCAGTGGGCGGACCGCGACGCGATCGCGTTCTTTGGCGCGACAACCACCTACCGCGATCTCGGCGACAAGGTAGCGCGCGTTGCGAACGCCCTGAGACGGCTCGGGGTGAAGGGTGGAGATCGCGTCGCGCTCATCATGCCCAACGCCCCGCAGCACGTCATCGCCTTTTACGCGGTGCTCAGGCTCGGCGCTGTCGTTGTTGAGCACAATCCGCTGTACACCCGCGATGAACTCGAAACGCAGTTTCGGGATCACGGCGCTACCGTAGTGATCGCGTGGAGCAAGGTGGTGGACACGATCCAAAGCCTGCCCACTGATCTGCGCATTGACACGATTATCTCCGTCGACGTCACCCGCGCGATGCCGTTCGCGACGCGGCTCGCCCTGAGCCTACCGATCAAGAAAGCGCGCGAGTTACGCGAGAAGCTGACGATACCGACCACGGGCACCATCGCCTTCGACAAGCTCGAGCGTGAGGCGCCGATCCCGAACGCCCACCCGCGCCCCACCAAAGACGACATCGCCTGCTTGCAATACACCTCGGGCACGACGGGCGTCCCCAAGGGTGCGATTATCACTCACGGTAACCTCTGGGCCAACGCCCGCCAGGGCGCGGCGTGGATGCCGGAGTTCACGCGCGGCGAGGGCAGCATCTATGGCCTGCTGCCAATGTTTCACGCCTTCGGGTTGCTGCTCTCAGTGATTTACTCGGTCGAGACGGGATCGCGCGCGGTGCTGTTTCCGACCTTCGATCCCGCGCTCGTCTCGCAGGCCGCAAAGAAGTTTCCGCCGACCTTTGTGCCCGCGGTGCCGCCCATGTTTGACCGGCTCGCTCGTGTCGCGCGCGACGGCCAGCTGGATCTCGATCAGGTTGTGTACGCGATCTCGGGCGCGATGACGCTGACCCCCGCCGTGGTGAAGCGCTGGGAAGACCTCGCCGGGAGCATGCTGAACGAGGGCTACGGGCTCACCGAGACCAGCCCGGTTGCGCTCGCAAATCCGTTCAGCGACGCGCGTAAGATCGGCGCGATTGGGCTGCCTTTCCCGTCGACCGACATTCGTGTCGTCGATCCGGATGAACCGACGCGCGAGGTCGAACTCGGCGAGGTGGGTGAGCTGTTGATCCACGGCCCCCAGGTGTTTAAGGGATATTGGAAACGGCCGGAAGACACCGCGGCGACGCTGCTCGACGGCGGTTGGCTGCGCACGGGTGACCTGGTGGTGCAGGATGAGGACGGATTTGTGACCGTCGTCGACCGCAAGAAGGAACTCATCATCACCGGCGGGTTCAACGTTTCGCCGAGCGAGGTTGAGCGGGTGGTGAACGGTGTGCCCGGTGTTGCCGAGTCGGCGGTGGTGGGGATCCCGCGCGGCGGCGGCGCGGAGGTTGTGACGGTGGCCTTGATCCTGGAACCCGGTGCGAGCTTTGATGAAGAGGCCGCTCGTGAGGCCGCGCGCGAACACCTGGCCGAGTACAAGCGACCGAGCACGTACCTGGTCTGGGAAGAACTGCCGAAGTCGCTGATTGGCAAGGTGCTGCGTCGCCGTGTGCGGGACACGCTGCTCGCGAACCGCCATGCCGTTCGCGCCGAGGTCGAAGACGAGTAA
- a CDS encoding response regulator — protein sequence MLSDSPIRVMVVDDERAVRTLHGRYLAETPGFVVAASVDTGEAAVARAAQGDIDLMLLDMQLPGISGVEVLQQLYRLMPHPPSVIVLSSARDAVTVRQALSARVVGYLVKPFTAEVLRERLREFRSSFAPMIPAERPRPLAQSEIDRMLNRGDAHTGPAVNAGSVARSWQLESDAGGLPKGLAPQTLARVLDQLDSVTPVSVLQLAEACEISRPTARRYLEYLVDRGRADVSHRYGRRGRPEVLYRLAAG from the coding sequence GTGCTGAGTGATTCACCGATCAGGGTTATGGTTGTTGACGATGAGCGGGCGGTGCGCACTCTGCACGGGCGTTACCTGGCTGAGACTCCCGGTTTTGTGGTTGCTGCTTCAGTTGATACAGGGGAGGCCGCAGTGGCTCGGGCAGCTCAGGGAGACATCGACCTGATGCTTCTTGATATGCAATTGCCTGGTATCAGCGGTGTTGAGGTGCTCCAGCAGCTTTATCGGCTCATGCCACACCCGCCAAGTGTGATTGTGCTCAGTTCGGCTCGTGATGCGGTCACGGTGCGGCAGGCCCTGTCTGCGCGTGTGGTGGGTTACCTGGTGAAGCCATTCACGGCGGAGGTCCTGCGCGAACGTCTGCGTGAGTTCCGCAGCAGCTTTGCTCCCATGATCCCGGCGGAACGCCCGCGTCCGCTCGCACAGAGCGAGATCGATCGTATGCTGAACCGGGGTGATGCTCACACCGGTCCCGCCGTGAATGCTGGGTCCGTCGCGCGATCGTGGCAGCTCGAATCCGATGCTGGTGGCCTGCCGAAGGGCCTTGCGCCGCAGACGCTTGCGCGCGTGTTGGACCAGCTGGACTCGGTTACCCCGGTGTCGGTGTTGCAGCTCGCAGAGGCCTGCGAGATATCCCGTCCGACTGCGAGGCGGTATCTCGAATATTTGGTTGATCGTGGGCGGGCTGACGTATCTCACAGGTATGGGCGGCGCGGCCGCCCCGAGGTGCTCTATCGGCTTGCGGCCGGGTAG
- a CDS encoding zf-TFIIB domain-containing protein: protein MNCPTDGTTLLMSERQGIEIDYCPECRGVWLDRGELDKMLERAQAESEGMPRSTPEPPRQQQRPQPRYDEPRYDGRGYGSQQGSYRKKKSPFEFLGDIFEG, encoded by the coding sequence ATGAACTGCCCCACAGATGGAACCACCCTGTTGATGAGTGAACGTCAGGGAATTGAGATCGACTACTGCCCGGAGTGCCGCGGCGTCTGGCTCGACCGTGGCGAACTCGACAAAATGCTTGAGCGCGCCCAGGCCGAGTCTGAGGGAATGCCGCGATCCACCCCCGAACCGCCGCGCCAGCAGCAGCGTCCTCAGCCGCGCTACGATGAGCCCCGCTACGACGGCCGCGGCTACGGTTCGCAGCAGGGCAGCTACCGCAAGAAGAAGAGCCCGTTCGAGTTCTTGGGCGACATCTTCGAGGGATAG
- a CDS encoding TetR/AcrR family transcriptional regulator, with translation MTSKRARLDQRMIVDALLELARDEPKLRPTFKRLGEALGVDATAMYRHFRNRDELIRAALDRLQSTAVECALAAEGSWRERLEAYLERAAELSLEFPSVAIEGAVLDPVGPGDVSADELILGLLSEGGLAGEALIRGYAAVSGFAVSQGAALAHEVMRLGLRPATDRRRGSVLLALWTFPPTRWCASTGRRCLRSTASRCIGLVWPRSSIRLSVPPRCETAVSGGDRAGCGERGRRFVARADSRGVCQ, from the coding sequence GTGACTTCAAAGCGCGCTCGCCTCGACCAACGAATGATCGTCGATGCACTCCTTGAGCTTGCGCGGGATGAGCCGAAGCTGCGCCCCACCTTCAAACGGCTCGGCGAAGCTTTGGGGGTTGATGCGACAGCGATGTATCGACACTTTCGCAATCGCGACGAGCTGATCCGGGCGGCTCTGGATCGTCTGCAGTCGACCGCCGTGGAGTGTGCGCTCGCCGCAGAAGGATCCTGGCGCGAGCGGCTCGAAGCCTACCTGGAGCGGGCCGCGGAGCTCAGCCTCGAGTTTCCCTCGGTCGCTATTGAGGGCGCGGTGCTTGATCCTGTTGGGCCCGGTGACGTCTCCGCCGACGAGCTGATCCTCGGCCTTCTGAGTGAGGGCGGGCTTGCGGGGGAGGCGCTGATTCGCGGGTACGCTGCGGTGTCTGGTTTTGCGGTGTCGCAGGGGGCTGCTCTCGCACACGAGGTGATGCGCTTGGGGCTGCGGCCCGCGACGGATCGACGCCGTGGATCAGTACTTTTGGCGCTGTGGACCTTTCCCCCTACCCGCTGGTGCGCGAGCACCGGGAGGCGCTGCTTACGATCGACGGCCTCACGGTGTATCGGGCTGGTGTGGCCGCGATCCTCGATTCGCTTGAGCGTTCCGCCGCGGTGCGAGACGGCGGTGAGCGGCGGTGACCGGGCTGGGTGTGGAGAGCGCGGCCGTCGCTTTGTTGCGCGAGCTGATTCGCGAGGCGTGTGTCAATGA
- a CDS encoding ABC transporter ATP-binding protein: MIKNDTRGAARGASAADAAGHPADPVLRIEDLHKRYRGRNGAVASAGVNLSVNAGEIVGLLGHNGAGKTSLVNQIVGLVRPDSGRVTLAGIDAIAHPSKARALSCVQAQANVPITGLTPRSAIAQVGQIRGLSRAEASANTDALIEGLDLGPWANVPAQKISGGIARLTAFAMAVVAPGALVVLDEPTNDVDPVRRQLLWTQIRAIADAGSAVLLVTHNVREAEHVIDRAVILDHGHVVREGSRAEVLGDLNGHLVVEVDLAGEDVAWPDAVTPLRNSAYRKVAALPQASADAVIRWAEDRVRAGSLLRYAIAPISLEDVYIDVVGPAADTEHATEEK, from the coding sequence ATGATCAAGAACGACACGCGGGGCGCAGCGCGCGGCGCGTCAGCCGCGGATGCAGCGGGGCACCCCGCCGATCCCGTGCTCAGGATCGAAGACCTGCACAAGCGGTACCGCGGCAGAAACGGTGCGGTCGCCAGCGCCGGCGTTAACCTGAGTGTGAACGCGGGTGAAATCGTCGGCCTGCTCGGTCACAACGGTGCCGGCAAAACCTCGCTTGTGAACCAGATCGTTGGACTGGTGCGCCCCGATTCTGGCCGCGTCACCCTCGCGGGGATTGACGCGATTGCGCACCCGAGCAAGGCGCGGGCGCTGAGCTGCGTGCAGGCTCAGGCGAACGTGCCGATCACCGGGTTGACTCCTCGCAGCGCCATCGCGCAGGTCGGTCAGATCCGCGGGCTGAGCCGCGCAGAGGCCAGCGCCAACACCGACGCCCTCATCGAAGGCCTCGACCTCGGCCCCTGGGCCAACGTTCCCGCGCAGAAGATCTCGGGCGGTATCGCCCGACTCACCGCGTTTGCAATGGCCGTCGTCGCGCCGGGCGCGCTCGTGGTGCTGGACGAGCCGACGAACGACGTTGATCCGGTGCGGCGGCAACTGCTGTGGACGCAGATCCGCGCGATCGCTGACGCGGGATCGGCCGTGCTGCTCGTCACCCACAACGTCCGCGAGGCGGAGCACGTGATCGATCGTGCGGTGATCCTGGACCACGGACACGTCGTGCGCGAGGGGAGTCGTGCCGAGGTGCTCGGCGACCTCAACGGACACCTCGTCGTGGAGGTCGACCTCGCGGGCGAGGATGTTGCCTGGCCCGACGCCGTGACGCCGCTGCGGAACAGCGCGTACCGCAAGGTCGCCGCGCTCCCGCAGGCCAGTGCGGACGCCGTGATTCGCTGGGCAGAAGACCGGGTCAGGGCGGGATCGCTGCTGCGATACGCGATCGCACCGATCTCGCTTGAGGATGTGTACATCGACGTGGTGGGTCCTGCGGCCGACACTGAGCACGCAACGGAGGAGAAGTAA
- a CDS encoding M20/M25/M40 family metallo-hydrolase — MTGLGVESAAVALLRELIREACVNDGTPESGQEIRNVRVLQRFLAEAVAAGALETHVLESAPGRASLVARVKGTDPSAPALGLLGHLDVVPVDPDGWTHNPFGGELIDGEVWGRGAVDMLYLTAAFACVLREVALAPEKPRGDLVLLAVADEEAGGEYGIHWLMREHAAIARVDEALSESGGMRMGRHVAIEVAEKGSAGRRLTVTGRPGHASVPYGAENAALRLGEILQRLGEAVPAAEIGELWDGFVAARIEDPDLAERLRDPVRLDAALPKLGGIAGYAHAVSRITISPTVVRAGSLHNVIPGSASVDLDIRTLPGVGDDEVDQLLAAVLGPLAEGARIEHLRGWAATASSAQTPLFAAIASAVETIAGAPVVPIMAAGGSDARVLRELGIPAYGFGLLGPEWTYERYREGMHGNDERIDLESIELTVAALRRIVAERVGSLG; from the coding sequence GTGACCGGGCTGGGTGTGGAGAGCGCGGCCGTCGCTTTGTTGCGCGAGCTGATTCGCGAGGCGTGTGTCAATGACGGCACACCCGAGTCGGGTCAGGAGATCCGCAACGTGCGTGTGCTGCAGCGTTTCCTCGCCGAAGCCGTTGCGGCCGGTGCGCTTGAGACACACGTGCTCGAATCGGCTCCCGGGCGGGCTTCACTGGTCGCGCGGGTGAAGGGGACTGATCCAAGCGCGCCCGCGCTCGGATTGCTGGGGCATCTCGACGTGGTGCCGGTCGATCCTGACGGCTGGACGCACAATCCCTTCGGTGGAGAGCTCATTGACGGCGAGGTCTGGGGACGTGGTGCCGTGGACATGCTCTATCTGACGGCGGCGTTTGCGTGTGTGTTGCGAGAGGTTGCGCTCGCGCCCGAGAAGCCCCGCGGCGACCTGGTGTTGTTGGCTGTTGCCGACGAGGAGGCCGGGGGCGAGTATGGCATCCACTGGCTGATGCGTGAGCACGCTGCAATCGCTCGTGTTGACGAGGCGCTGTCGGAATCGGGCGGCATGCGCATGGGGCGACACGTGGCGATTGAGGTCGCGGAGAAGGGATCGGCCGGGCGGCGGCTGACGGTCACCGGACGACCCGGGCACGCCTCGGTCCCCTACGGCGCCGAAAATGCTGCGCTGCGGCTCGGAGAGATTCTGCAGCGCCTCGGTGAAGCGGTGCCGGCGGCAGAGATCGGGGAACTGTGGGACGGCTTCGTTGCGGCCCGCATCGAAGATCCGGATCTTGCCGAGCGTCTGCGCGATCCTGTTCGTCTCGACGCTGCGCTGCCGAAGCTGGGCGGGATCGCGGGGTACGCGCATGCCGTATCGCGGATCACAATCTCACCGACGGTGGTGCGGGCGGGATCGCTGCACAATGTGATCCCGGGCTCGGCGAGTGTTGACCTCGACATTCGAACGCTGCCGGGTGTTGGTGATGACGAGGTGGATCAGCTACTTGCAGCGGTGCTGGGGCCGCTCGCGGAGGGCGCGCGGATCGAGCACTTGCGCGGCTGGGCAGCGACAGCCTCAAGCGCGCAGACGCCGCTGTTCGCCGCGATCGCGAGCGCCGTTGAGACGATTGCGGGAGCGCCGGTGGTGCCGATCATGGCCGCCGGCGGATCCGACGCGCGCGTCTTGCGTGAGCTCGGGATCCCCGCCTACGGCTTCGGTCTGCTCGGGCCGGAGTGGACGTACGAGCGTTACCGTGAGGGGATGCACGGCAACGACGAGCGCATTGACCTCGAGTCGATTGAGCTGACGGTGGCTGCACTGCGCCGGATTGTCGCCGAGCGTGTGGGGTCGTTGGGCTAG
- a CDS encoding ABC transporter permease: MNALTQTGLMLRWQLRRSLESIPLLIVVQAFLAVTTVLGYKLLIGDVSPEMGLYLATGAPTVTLIMVGLVMTPQQVVQAKTEGTFDWMRTLPVPRMVFLIADMVMWTLIALPGMVLGVFIGAWRFDVELTVSPWVVPAALLVSLTAAAVGYAIAVLVKPAVAHLISQALVFVVLLFAPVSYPADRMPEWLQRAHEWLPIAPMAELLRATLDTSAFSMSGRSLVVLLVWAAAALVAVGVALKRRA; encoded by the coding sequence ATGAACGCACTGACACAGACCGGACTGATGCTGCGGTGGCAGCTGCGCCGGAGCCTCGAGTCGATCCCACTGTTGATCGTCGTGCAGGCGTTTCTTGCGGTGACGACCGTGCTCGGCTACAAGTTGCTCATCGGTGACGTCAGCCCCGAAATGGGACTGTACCTCGCAACCGGTGCCCCAACCGTCACCCTCATCATGGTGGGGTTGGTAATGACCCCGCAGCAGGTGGTGCAGGCCAAAACGGAGGGCACCTTCGACTGGATGCGTACGCTGCCCGTTCCCCGCATGGTGTTTCTGATCGCCGACATGGTGATGTGGACGCTCATCGCGCTGCCCGGCATGGTGCTCGGGGTGTTCATCGGTGCGTGGCGGTTTGATGTGGAGCTGACGGTGTCGCCGTGGGTGGTGCCGGCGGCGCTGCTCGTCTCCCTGACCGCGGCCGCCGTCGGTTACGCCATCGCGGTGCTCGTGAAACCAGCGGTCGCGCACCTGATCTCGCAGGCGCTGGTGTTTGTGGTGCTGCTGTTTGCACCCGTCAGTTACCCGGCTGACCGCATGCCCGAGTGGCTGCAGCGCGCCCACGAGTGGCTCCCGATCGCGCCGATGGCGGAACTGTTACGGGCGACGCTCGACACCTCCGCGTTCAGCATGTCCGGCCGGAGTCTTGTTGTGCTCCTGGTGTGGGCCGCTGCCGCGCTGGTCGCCGTGGGCGTTGCGCTGAAGCGGCGGGCGTAG
- a CDS encoding IclR family transcriptional regulator, translating to MNNVASSIDPAGASTPGTQVVGRVAAVLRSLSTTMPGGASTSDIARSTGLSRPTTHRLLSALGEHGFVDRDPASGRWLLGPELYLMGTVAAERYDITELAREHVLALAEATGESAFLSARRGGETICLLRQDGSFPIRSFVLTEGKRFPLGVASAGIAILSFLPDDTIRRYLSTASLAQQYGDAHSPTALQERIAATRRTGYAENPGLIVEGSWGMGAAVFDPAGNPAWALSLTGVETRFSPGRRPELGRLLLEHAHRLTQRLAQR from the coding sequence ATGAACAATGTCGCGTCGAGCATTGATCCCGCTGGAGCCAGCACTCCGGGTACGCAGGTGGTGGGCCGGGTCGCTGCTGTTCTGCGCTCACTCAGCACCACAATGCCGGGGGGTGCGAGCACCAGCGACATCGCACGATCAACCGGGCTCTCGCGGCCCACAACCCACCGACTTCTGAGCGCCCTCGGCGAACACGGCTTTGTCGACCGCGATCCAGCGTCCGGTCGCTGGCTCCTCGGCCCGGAACTGTATCTCATGGGCACGGTCGCGGCGGAGCGATACGACATCACGGAGCTCGCCCGCGAGCACGTCCTGGCGCTCGCGGAGGCGACGGGTGAAAGCGCCTTCCTCTCCGCGCGACGCGGCGGTGAAACGATCTGCCTCCTGCGCCAAGATGGCAGCTTTCCCATCCGCTCGTTTGTGCTGACCGAGGGCAAACGGTTCCCGCTGGGCGTGGCATCCGCCGGGATCGCGATCCTGTCGTTTCTTCCCGATGACACGATCCGGCGGTACCTGTCAACGGCATCTCTCGCGCAGCAGTACGGCGACGCCCACAGCCCGACCGCGCTGCAGGAGCGTATTGCTGCGACGCGACGCACGGGATACGCGGAGAACCCCGGACTCATTGTCGAGGGCAGTTGGGGCATGGGCGCGGCCGTCTTCGATCCGGCCGGGAACCCCGCGTGGGCGCTCAGCCTGACCGGCGTGGAGACCCGCTTCTCGCCGGGCCGGCGCCCCGAGCTTGGTCGCCTGCTGCTTGAGCACGCGCATCGGCTGACGCAACGCCTCGCGCAGCGCTAG